The following are encoded in a window of Caldilineales bacterium genomic DNA:
- a CDS encoding alanyl-tRNA editing protein → MSPLLYQTDSYLHRFDAAVTATDPDQARLLLDRTAFYPGGGGQPHDLGRIETGGASWEVVRVQKEGDLVWHWLAGGDGQGAGLPGLGEAVTGVLDWERRYLLMRTHTALHILCGVVWRDYGAQVTGGAMDPGQGRMDFEFASLHKELVGEIEAKCNAEIAAARAVHVRILPRDEAFQIPDLIRTKINLLPPGIAEVRTVEIAGLDLQADGGTHVANSSEVGRIRVTDYKSKGAINKRIYIEIVY, encoded by the coding sequence ATGTCCCCCCTCCTCTACCAGACCGACTCGTACCTGCACCGCTTCGACGCCGCCGTGACTGCGACCGACCCTGACCAGGCGCGCCTGCTCCTCGACCGCACGGCCTTCTATCCCGGCGGCGGCGGCCAACCTCACGACCTGGGCCGGATCGAGACCGGCGGCGCCAGCTGGGAGGTTGTCAGGGTGCAGAAGGAGGGCGATCTCGTCTGGCATTGGCTGGCGGGGGGGGATGGGCAAGGCGCGGGTCTGCCGGGTCTGGGCGAGGCCGTGACCGGCGTCCTCGATTGGGAGCGCCGCTACTTGCTCATGCGCACCCACACCGCCCTCCACATCCTCTGTGGCGTGGTCTGGCGCGACTACGGCGCCCAGGTGACGGGCGGCGCCATGGACCCCGGCCAGGGGCGGATGGATTTCGAGTTCGCCAGCCTGCACAAAGAGCTGGTGGGCGAGATCGAGGCCAAATGCAACGCCGAGATCGCCGCCGCGCGCGCCGTCCATGTCCGCATCTTGCCCCGCGACGAAGCCTTCCAGATCCCCGACCTCATCCGCACCAAGATCAACCTCCTCCCGCCCGGCATCGCCGAGGTCCGCACGGTCGAGATCGCTGGCCTCGACCTGCAAGCCGACGGCGGCACGCACGTGGCCAACTCCAGCGAAGTAGGCCGCATCCGCGTCACCGACTACAAGTCGAAGGGCGCCATCAACAAGCGCATCTATATCGAAATCGTTTATTAG